From Rhodamnia argentea isolate NSW1041297 chromosome 10, ASM2092103v1, whole genome shotgun sequence, a single genomic window includes:
- the LOC115731050 gene encoding transcription factor bHLH106-like encodes MQPESSPESPSLYQLLAGAGLINVASYGGFPVSCEQHQLLPTGLVQQSFCSSSSNFSYGGPFEASANFLSDAAAPEDRTIAALKNHKEAEKRRRARINSHLDKLRSLLPCNSKTDKATLLAMVVQRVRELKQQASDITALDMFPSESDEISVLSTDCSSDGELVFKASLCCEDRSDLLPDLIEILKSLHLKVQKAEMATLGGRVRNILVVAADKDHSVESIHFLQNALKSLLERSSSAERSKRRRVLDRKITMS; translated from the exons ATGCAGCCGGAGAGCTCGCCGGAGAGCCCGTCCCTCTACCAGCTCCTCGCCGGAGCCGGCCTGATCAACGTCGCCTCCTACGGCGGCTTCCCGGTGAGCTGCGAGCAGCATCAGCTCCTCCCCACCGGGCTCGTCCAGCAGAGCTTCTGCAGCAGCTCCTCGAATTTCAGCTACGGCGGCCCTTTCGAGGCCTCCGCGAACTTCCTCTCGGACGCCGCGGCCCCGGAGGACCGGACGATCGCCGCGCTGAAGAACCACAAGGAGGCCGAGAAGAGGCGGAGGGCTCGGATCAACTCTCATCTCGATAAGCTCAGGAGCCTCCTCCCTTGCAACTCCAAG aCTGATAAAGCCACACTGCTTGCAATGGTAGTCCAACGCGTGAGGGAACTGAAACAGCAGGCGTCCGACATAACCGCTCTCGACATGTTCCCTTCGGAGTCCGACGAGATCTCGGTCCTCTCGACTGACTGCTCGAGCGACGGCGAGCTCGTGTTCAAGGCATCTTTGTGCTGCGAGGACCGGTCCGATCTCCTGCCCGACCTGATCGAGATCCTGAAATCCCTCCACCTGAAGGTGCAGAAAGCGGAGATGGCAACCCTGGGAGGGAGGGTCCGCAACATCCTCGTCGTGGCCGCCGACAAGGATCACAGTGTCGAGTCGATCCATTTCCTGCAAAATGCACTGAAGTCGCTGCTTGAGCGATCGAGCTCGGCCGAAAGGTCGAAGAGGAGACGCGTGTTGGACCGTAAAATTACCATGTCATGA